Part of the Methylomonas sp. AM2-LC genome, GAATTACCGCCACGTCATGGCTTTCCGGAAACATTATCGGATCATTGGCAAAGAACAGTACCACGTTGTGATGGCCGTGGACAAACAAATCGTAATTTTCGGCATTCAGTAGCGGCAAACCGTAACGGGTTTGTAGTTGTTCAAATAAGATTGGACTCATGTGCGTAAAAACTCCGGTAATTTGGGTTCGCGGTCAACCAAGTCGGCAAATAAATGATCTAGGTCGGTTTCACCTTGCATAGCCAAGCGCATAGCTTCCAGCGCATCAGTAATTTGTTGTGCTTTCTCGGAACTCATTACTTCCCGCGCCGCATCCAGAAACACCAGCAACCAAGTTCCTTGCGGTTGTTCGCCGACCAGCATCATGTCGATTTGGTGTAGTTCGCCGCGGTAAACGCAGAGGGCTGATTCACCACGCCGTTCGACCACTTGCATCGGTATTCCTATGCACATTAATATTTTCCTCGGTAATCAATATCAACTTGCAGACTAGGCCGGTCGTTTACTTGCGGCAGGCGGACTTCAAATGCATCCGATTGCAGGATGCGTTCGTCACCTACTCGGCAGGCCAACTCGGCAGGTGGGCGTTCTTGTTCGTAGCGTTGCATGTCTAAGGCTTGATCTGATAAATCAACCGCTTTTTCAAGTGCTTCTGCACGAATTTCGAATCCTTGCAGATAATTTAAGGCCATATCTATAGCTGGCTGAATTTGCGCTTTGACACTAGGTCTAAGGCTGCCACCATAATCATCTAACTCTTCCGGCTGAACACCAATCAGTAATAGATGTAGCGGATATTGACCCAGCATTTGTGCCGTAGCCAATACTTCCTGAAAGCCAGTTTGATGCAGGCTCATTTTTTTAGCACCGAGAAAACTGGGAACGTCATCATTTTCAACCCGCTTAAGGGTAGCCGGTGGCAGGCCGTAATCAACCGCATCAAATACCACCAATACCTGCGCTGCCTGCACATGCTCGACCAGATACATGCCTTGCGTACCGCCATCCAGCACGTTGACGTTATCTGGAAAGCGGTAGAATTTTTGTAGATGCTCAATCACCCTGACACCGAAACCTTCATCAGCCCAAAGTACATTGCCTATACCAAGCAATAAAATAGAAGGTGATGAAGTCACAAGAATAAATCCTCCCCATAGGTTCTTAACGCAATAAAGCAAATCGGTGGTGATTGATACGCTGTAGAGTAACCGTGTCCCTTTTTAGCTCGAAAGGTTTTTGTATGTTTCAATGTGCATCATCCACTGGTTTATCACTCTTGAAAGTGCGCCAGCCTGTGACTATCGTAGACAGCAGGCTTTGCCCGGACAATTTGTCTTCTCTCACTGCGACATAAATATGAATTAGCACGAAACACACTATTATCCACATCACCAAATGATGCCAGCTATGTAAGCTCTGGCTATCGCCAAACAACGGCAACACCCAA contains:
- the hypC gene encoding HypC/HybG/HupF family hydrogenase formation chaperone; amino-acid sequence: MCIGIPMQVVERRGESALCVYRGELHQIDMMLVGEQPQGTWLLVFLDAAREVMSSEKAQQITDALEAMRLAMQGETDLDHLFADLVDREPKLPEFLRT
- a CDS encoding HyaD/HybD family hydrogenase maturation endopeptidase, giving the protein MTSSPSILLLGIGNVLWADEGFGVRVIEHLQKFYRFPDNVNVLDGGTQGMYLVEHVQAAQVLVVFDAVDYGLPPATLKRVENDDVPSFLGAKKMSLHQTGFQEVLATAQMLGQYPLHLLLIGVQPEELDDYGGSLRPSVKAQIQPAIDMALNYLQGFEIRAEALEKAVDLSDQALDMQRYEQERPPAELACRVGDERILQSDAFEVRLPQVNDRPSLQVDIDYRGKY